A window from Pan paniscus chromosome 14, NHGRI_mPanPan1-v2.0_pri, whole genome shotgun sequence encodes these proteins:
- the SUPT20H gene encoding transcription factor SPT20 homolog isoform X22, giving the protein MYVIESARQRPPKRKYLSSGRKSVFQKLYDLYIEECEKEPEVKQKLRRNVNLLEKLVMQETLSCLVVNLYPGNEGYSLMLRGKNGSDSETIRLPYEEGELLEYLDAEELPPILVDLLEKSQVNIFHCGCVIAEIRDYRQSSNMKSPGYQSRHILLRPTMQTLICDVHSITSDNHKWTQEDKLLLESQLILATAEPLCLDPSIAVTCTANRLLYNKQKMNTRPMKRCFKRYSRSSLNRQQDLSHCPPPPQLRLLDFLQKRKERKAGQHYDLKISKAGNCVDMWKRSPCNLAIPSEVDVEKYAKVEKSIKSDDSQPTVWPAHDVKDDYVFECEAGTQYQKTKLTILQSLGDPLYYGKIQPCKADEESDSQMSPSHSSTDDHSNWFIIGSKTDAERVVNQYQELVQNEAKCPVKMSHSSSGSASLSQVSPGKETDQTETVSVQSSVLGKGVKHRPPPIKLPSSSGNSSSGNYFTPQQTSSFLKSPTPPPSSKPSSIPRKSSVDLNQVSMLSPAALSPASSSQRTTATQVMANSAGLNFINVVGSVCGAQALMSGSNPMLGCNTGAITPAGINLSGLLPSGGLLPNALPSAMQAASQAGVPFGLKNTSSLRPLNLLQQQQQQLSQFTPQQPQQPTTCSPQQPGEQGSEQGSTSQEQALSAQQAAVINLTGVGSFMQSQAAVLSQLGSAENRPEQSLPQQRFQLSSAFQQQQQQIQQLRFLQHQMAMAAAAAQTAQLHHHRHTGSQSKSKMKRGTPTTPKF; this is encoded by the exons ATG tatgtCATTGAAAGTGCCCGACAGAGACCTCCTAAAAGGAAATACCTATCAAGTGGAAG aaaatctgTATTTCAAAAACTTTATGACTTGTATATTGAAGAATGTGAAAAAGAACCTGAAGTTAAG cagaaattaagaagaaatgtgAACTTGTTAGAGAAGCTTGTTATGCAAGAGACTTTGTCATGTTTAGTGGTCAATCTATACCCAGGAAATGAGGGATATTCTCTGATGCTCAGGGGAAAAAACGGATCAG ATTCCGAGACCATTCGACTGCCCTATGAAgaaggagagttgcttgaatatTTGGATGCAGAAGAATTACCTCCTATTTTGGTTGATCTCCTAGAAAAATCTCAG GTTAATATTTTTCATTGCGGATGTGTCATAGCAGAAATACGTGACTACAGGCAGTCCAGTAACATGAAATCTCCTGGTTACCAAAGTCGGCACATTCTCTTACGTCCAACAATGCAG acTTTAATTTGTGATGTACATTCAATAACAAGTGATAACCACAAATGGACCCAg GAAGACAAACTTTTGCTTGAGAGCCAGCTCATCCTAGCTACAGCTGAACCACTCTGTCTTGATCCTTCTATAGCAGTCACCTGCACTGCAAACAGACTGCTCTATAACAAGCAAAAGATGAACACTCGCCCAATGAAACG GTGTTTCAAGAGGTATTCCAGATCCTCTCTGAATCGGCAGCAAGATCTATCTCATTGTCCACCTCCTCCTCAGCTGAGGTTACTTGATTTcttacaaaaaagaaaggaaagaaaagcaggtCAGCATTATGACCTCAAAATTTCTAAGGCAGgaaat tgtgTAGATATGTGGAAACGGAGTCCCTGTAATTTGGCCATACCTTCTGAAGTAGAT GTGGAGAAATATGCTAAAGTGGAAAAGTCTATCAAATCTGATGACTCACAGCCAACAGTCTGGCCAGCCCAT GATGTAAAAGATGATTATGTATTTGAATGTGAAGCTGGTACTCAGTATCAGAAAACAAAGCTGACCATCTTGCAGTCGCTTGGAGATCCACTTTACTATGGTAAAATACAGCCATGTAAAGCAGATGAAGAAAGTGACAGCCAGATGTCTCCATCACA cTCGTCCACAGATGATCATTCAAattg GTTCATTATTGGATCAAAGACCGATGCTGAGAG GGTAGTCAATCAGTACCAGGAATTAGTCCAGAATGAAGCCAAATGTCCGGTCAAGATGTCACACAGCTCCAGTGGCTCAGCCAGTCTGAGTCAGGTCTCTCCAGGGAAAGAAACAGAT CAAACTGAAACCGTGTCAGTTCAGTCTTCGGTATTGGGGAAGGGTGTAAAACATCGACCCCCACCAATCAAACTTCCCTCAAGCTCAGGAAATAGTTCCTCAG GTAACTATTTTACACCACAACAGACAAGCAGCTTTCTCAAATCTccaactcctcctccttcttctaagCCATCAAGTATTCCTCGGAAATCATCTGTGGATCTCAATCAAGTTAGCATGCTTTCTCCAGCTGCCCTATCACCTGCCAGCTCATCACAAA GAACCACGGCCACCCAGGTCATGGCAAACTCTGCTGGACTTAACTTCATCAATGTAGTGGGCTCTGTTTG TGGGGCCCAGGCTTTGATGAGTGGTTCAAACCCCATGCTGGGCTGTAACACTGGTGCCATAACTCCTGCAGGAATAAACCTGAGCGGCCTTCTACCCTCAGGAGGTCTGCTACCAAATGCACTGCCCAGTGCAATGCAGGCAGCTTCTCAAGCAG GTGTTccatttggtttaaaaaatacttcaagtCTCAGGCCCTTAAATCTACTCCAG cagcagcaacagcagctctCCCAGTTTACACCACAACAACCTCAGCAGCCCACAACTTGTAGTCCTCAACAGCCAGGGGAGCAG gGTTCTGAGCAAGGTTCAACCAGTCAAGAACAGGCCTTATCTGCTCAGCAAGCTGCTGTTATTAACCTTACTGGAGTAGGAAGTTTTATGCAGTCACAGGCAGCTG TGTTGTCTCAGCTTGGCTCTGCCGAGAACAGACCTGAGCAAAGCCTTCCTCAGCAGAGATTCCAGCTCTCCTCTGCCtttcaacagcagcagcaacagatACAA CAGTTGCGATTCTTGCAGCATCAAATGGctatggcagcagcagcagcacaaaCAGCTCAGCTACATCATCATCGGCATACAGGCAGCCAgtcaaaaagtaaaatgaagagaGGCACGCCAACCACTCCAAAATTTTGA
- the SUPT20H gene encoding transcription factor SPT20 homolog isoform X2, which yields MQQALELALDRAEYVIESARQRPPKRKYLSSGRKSVFQKLYDLYIEECEKEPEVKKLRRNVNLLEKLVMQETLSCLVVNLYPGNEGYSLMLRGKNGSDSETIRLPYEEGELLEYLDAEELPPILVDLLEKSQVNIFHCGCVIAEIRDYRQSSNMKSPGYQSRHILLRPTMQTLICDVHSITSDNHKWTQEDKLLLESQLILATAEPLCLDPSIAVTCTANRLLYNKQKMNTRPMKRCFKRYSRSSLNRQQDLSHCPPPPQLRLLDFLQKRKERKAGQHYDLKISKAGNCVDMWKRSPCNLAIPSEVDVEKYAKVEKSIKSDDSQPTVWPAHDVKDDYVFECEAGTQYQKTKLTILQSLGDPLYYGKIQPCKADEESDSQMSPSHSSTDDHSNWFIIGSKTDAERVVNQYQELVQNEAKCPVKMSHSSSGSASLSQVSPGKETDQTETVSVQSSVLGKGVKHRPPPIKLPSSSGNSSSGNYFTPQQTSSFLKSPTPPPSSKPSSIPRKSSVDLNQVSMLSPAALSPASSSQRSGTPKPSTPTPTPSSAPHPPDAQSSTPSTPSATPTPQDSGFTPQPTLLTQFAQQQRSLSQAMPVTTIPLSTMVTSITPGTTATQVMANSAGLNFINVVGSVCGAQALMSGSNPMLGCNTGAITPAGINLSGLLPSGGLLPNALPSAMQAASQAGVPFGLKNTSSLRPLNLLQLPGGSLIFNTLQQQQQQLSQFTPQQPQQPTTCSPQQPGEQGSEQGSTSQEQALSAQQAAVINLTGVGSFMQSQAAVLSQLGSAENRPEQSLPQQRFQLSSAFQQQQQQIQQLRFLQHQMAMAAAAAQTAQLHHHRHTGSQSKSKMKRGTPTTPKF from the exons ATG CAACAAGCTTTAGAACTAGCTTTGGATCGTGCAGAG tatgtCATTGAAAGTGCCCGACAGAGACCTCCTAAAAGGAAATACCTATCAAGTGGAAG aaaatctgTATTTCAAAAACTTTATGACTTGTATATTGAAGAATGTGAAAAAGAACCTGAAGTTAAG aaattaagaagaaatgtgAACTTGTTAGAGAAGCTTGTTATGCAAGAGACTTTGTCATGTTTAGTGGTCAATCTATACCCAGGAAATGAGGGATATTCTCTGATGCTCAGGGGAAAAAACGGATCAG ATTCCGAGACCATTCGACTGCCCTATGAAgaaggagagttgcttgaatatTTGGATGCAGAAGAATTACCTCCTATTTTGGTTGATCTCCTAGAAAAATCTCAG GTTAATATTTTTCATTGCGGATGTGTCATAGCAGAAATACGTGACTACAGGCAGTCCAGTAACATGAAATCTCCTGGTTACCAAAGTCGGCACATTCTCTTACGTCCAACAATGCAG acTTTAATTTGTGATGTACATTCAATAACAAGTGATAACCACAAATGGACCCAg GAAGACAAACTTTTGCTTGAGAGCCAGCTCATCCTAGCTACAGCTGAACCACTCTGTCTTGATCCTTCTATAGCAGTCACCTGCACTGCAAACAGACTGCTCTATAACAAGCAAAAGATGAACACTCGCCCAATGAAACG GTGTTTCAAGAGGTATTCCAGATCCTCTCTGAATCGGCAGCAAGATCTATCTCATTGTCCACCTCCTCCTCAGCTGAGGTTACTTGATTTcttacaaaaaagaaaggaaagaaaagcaggtCAGCATTATGACCTCAAAATTTCTAAGGCAGgaaat tgtgTAGATATGTGGAAACGGAGTCCCTGTAATTTGGCCATACCTTCTGAAGTAGAT GTGGAGAAATATGCTAAAGTGGAAAAGTCTATCAAATCTGATGACTCACAGCCAACAGTCTGGCCAGCCCAT GATGTAAAAGATGATTATGTATTTGAATGTGAAGCTGGTACTCAGTATCAGAAAACAAAGCTGACCATCTTGCAGTCGCTTGGAGATCCACTTTACTATGGTAAAATACAGCCATGTAAAGCAGATGAAGAAAGTGACAGCCAGATGTCTCCATCACA cTCGTCCACAGATGATCATTCAAattg GTTCATTATTGGATCAAAGACCGATGCTGAGAG GGTAGTCAATCAGTACCAGGAATTAGTCCAGAATGAAGCCAAATGTCCGGTCAAGATGTCACACAGCTCCAGTGGCTCAGCCAGTCTGAGTCAGGTCTCTCCAGGGAAAGAAACAGAT CAAACTGAAACCGTGTCAGTTCAGTCTTCGGTATTGGGGAAGGGTGTAAAACATCGACCCCCACCAATCAAACTTCCCTCAAGCTCAGGAAATAGTTCCTCAG GTAACTATTTTACACCACAACAGACAAGCAGCTTTCTCAAATCTccaactcctcctccttcttctaagCCATCAAGTATTCCTCGGAAATCATCTGTGGATCTCAATCAAGTTAGCATGCTTTCTCCAGCTGCCCTATCACCTGCCAGCTCATCACAAA GATCTGGAACTCCTAAGCCATCTACTCCTACACCAACCCCTTCATCGGCCCCACACCCTCCTGATGCTCAGAGCTCAACTCCTAGTACCCCTTCAGCCACCCCTACTCCCCAAGATTCAGGCTTCACCCCTCAGCCCACTTTGTTAACTCAGTTTGCTCAGCAGCAAAGGTCTCTGAGCCAGGCAATGCCTGTAACAACCATTCCTCTTTCCACCATGGTAACATCTATAACTCCAGGAACCACGGCCACCCAGGTCATGGCAAACTCTGCTGGACTTAACTTCATCAATGTAGTGGGCTCTGTTTG TGGGGCCCAGGCTTTGATGAGTGGTTCAAACCCCATGCTGGGCTGTAACACTGGTGCCATAACTCCTGCAGGAATAAACCTGAGCGGCCTTCTACCCTCAGGAGGTCTGCTACCAAATGCACTGCCCAGTGCAATGCAGGCAGCTTCTCAAGCAG GTGTTccatttggtttaaaaaatacttcaagtCTCAGGCCCTTAAATCTACTCCAG CTTCCAGGTGGTTCACTTATTTTTAACACtctgcagcagcagcaacagcagctctCCCAGTTTACACCACAACAACCTCAGCAGCCCACAACTTGTAGTCCTCAACAGCCAGGGGAGCAG gGTTCTGAGCAAGGTTCAACCAGTCAAGAACAGGCCTTATCTGCTCAGCAAGCTGCTGTTATTAACCTTACTGGAGTAGGAAGTTTTATGCAGTCACAGGCAGCTG TGTTGTCTCAGCTTGGCTCTGCCGAGAACAGACCTGAGCAAAGCCTTCCTCAGCAGAGATTCCAGCTCTCCTCTGCCtttcaacagcagcagcaacagatACAA CAGTTGCGATTCTTGCAGCATCAAATGGctatggcagcagcagcagcacaaaCAGCTCAGCTACATCATCATCGGCATACAGGCAGCCAgtcaaaaagtaaaatgaagagaGGCACGCCAACCACTCCAAAATTTTGA
- the SUPT20H gene encoding transcription factor SPT20 homolog isoform X4, translating to MYVIESARQRPPKRKYLSSGRKSVFQKLYDLYIEECEKEPEVKQKLRRNVNLLEKLVMQETLSCLVVNLYPGNEGYSLMLRGKNGSDSETIRLPYEEGELLEYLDAEELPPILVDLLEKSQVNIFHCGCVIAEIRDYRQSSNMKSPGYQSRHILLRPTMQTLICDVHSITSDNHKWTQEDKLLLESQLILATAEPLCLDPSIAVTCTANRLLYNKQKMNTRPMKRCFKRYSRSSLNRQQDLSHCPPPPQLRLLDFLQKRKERKAGQHYDLKISKAGNCVDMWKRSPCNLAIPSEVDVEKYAKVEKSIKSDDSQPTVWPAHDVKDDYVFECEAGTQYQKTKLTILQSLGDPLYYGKIQPCKADEESDSQMSPSHSSTDDHSNWFIIGSKTDAERVVNQYQELVQNEAKCPVKMSHSSSGSASLSQVSPGKETDQTETVSVQSSVLGKGVKHRPPPIKLPSSSGNSSSGNYFTPQQTSSFLKSPTPPPSSKPSSIPRKSSVDLNQVSMLSPAALSPASSSQRSGTPKPSTPTPTPSSAPHPPDAQSSTPSTPSATPTPQDSGFTPQPTLLTQFAQQQRSLSQAMPVTTIPLSTMVTSITPGTTATQVMANSAGLNFINVVGSVCGAQALMSGSNPMLGCNTGAITPAGINLSGLLPSGGLLPNALPSAMQAASQAGVPFGLKNTSSLRPLNLLQLPGGSLIFNTLQQQQQQLSQFTPQQPQQPTTCSPQQPGEQGSEQGSTSQEQALSAQQAAVINLTGVGSFMQSQAAVLSQLGSAENRPEQSLPQQRFQLSSAFQQQQQQIQQLRFLQHQMAMAAAAAQTAQLHHHRHTGSQSKSKMKRGTPTTPKF from the exons ATG tatgtCATTGAAAGTGCCCGACAGAGACCTCCTAAAAGGAAATACCTATCAAGTGGAAG aaaatctgTATTTCAAAAACTTTATGACTTGTATATTGAAGAATGTGAAAAAGAACCTGAAGTTAAG cagaaattaagaagaaatgtgAACTTGTTAGAGAAGCTTGTTATGCAAGAGACTTTGTCATGTTTAGTGGTCAATCTATACCCAGGAAATGAGGGATATTCTCTGATGCTCAGGGGAAAAAACGGATCAG ATTCCGAGACCATTCGACTGCCCTATGAAgaaggagagttgcttgaatatTTGGATGCAGAAGAATTACCTCCTATTTTGGTTGATCTCCTAGAAAAATCTCAG GTTAATATTTTTCATTGCGGATGTGTCATAGCAGAAATACGTGACTACAGGCAGTCCAGTAACATGAAATCTCCTGGTTACCAAAGTCGGCACATTCTCTTACGTCCAACAATGCAG acTTTAATTTGTGATGTACATTCAATAACAAGTGATAACCACAAATGGACCCAg GAAGACAAACTTTTGCTTGAGAGCCAGCTCATCCTAGCTACAGCTGAACCACTCTGTCTTGATCCTTCTATAGCAGTCACCTGCACTGCAAACAGACTGCTCTATAACAAGCAAAAGATGAACACTCGCCCAATGAAACG GTGTTTCAAGAGGTATTCCAGATCCTCTCTGAATCGGCAGCAAGATCTATCTCATTGTCCACCTCCTCCTCAGCTGAGGTTACTTGATTTcttacaaaaaagaaaggaaagaaaagcaggtCAGCATTATGACCTCAAAATTTCTAAGGCAGgaaat tgtgTAGATATGTGGAAACGGAGTCCCTGTAATTTGGCCATACCTTCTGAAGTAGAT GTGGAGAAATATGCTAAAGTGGAAAAGTCTATCAAATCTGATGACTCACAGCCAACAGTCTGGCCAGCCCAT GATGTAAAAGATGATTATGTATTTGAATGTGAAGCTGGTACTCAGTATCAGAAAACAAAGCTGACCATCTTGCAGTCGCTTGGAGATCCACTTTACTATGGTAAAATACAGCCATGTAAAGCAGATGAAGAAAGTGACAGCCAGATGTCTCCATCACA cTCGTCCACAGATGATCATTCAAattg GTTCATTATTGGATCAAAGACCGATGCTGAGAG GGTAGTCAATCAGTACCAGGAATTAGTCCAGAATGAAGCCAAATGTCCGGTCAAGATGTCACACAGCTCCAGTGGCTCAGCCAGTCTGAGTCAGGTCTCTCCAGGGAAAGAAACAGAT CAAACTGAAACCGTGTCAGTTCAGTCTTCGGTATTGGGGAAGGGTGTAAAACATCGACCCCCACCAATCAAACTTCCCTCAAGCTCAGGAAATAGTTCCTCAG GTAACTATTTTACACCACAACAGACAAGCAGCTTTCTCAAATCTccaactcctcctccttcttctaagCCATCAAGTATTCCTCGGAAATCATCTGTGGATCTCAATCAAGTTAGCATGCTTTCTCCAGCTGCCCTATCACCTGCCAGCTCATCACAAA GATCTGGAACTCCTAAGCCATCTACTCCTACACCAACCCCTTCATCGGCCCCACACCCTCCTGATGCTCAGAGCTCAACTCCTAGTACCCCTTCAGCCACCCCTACTCCCCAAGATTCAGGCTTCACCCCTCAGCCCACTTTGTTAACTCAGTTTGCTCAGCAGCAAAGGTCTCTGAGCCAGGCAATGCCTGTAACAACCATTCCTCTTTCCACCATGGTAACATCTATAACTCCAGGAACCACGGCCACCCAGGTCATGGCAAACTCTGCTGGACTTAACTTCATCAATGTAGTGGGCTCTGTTTG TGGGGCCCAGGCTTTGATGAGTGGTTCAAACCCCATGCTGGGCTGTAACACTGGTGCCATAACTCCTGCAGGAATAAACCTGAGCGGCCTTCTACCCTCAGGAGGTCTGCTACCAAATGCACTGCCCAGTGCAATGCAGGCAGCTTCTCAAGCAG GTGTTccatttggtttaaaaaatacttcaagtCTCAGGCCCTTAAATCTACTCCAG CTTCCAGGTGGTTCACTTATTTTTAACACtctgcagcagcagcaacagcagctctCCCAGTTTACACCACAACAACCTCAGCAGCCCACAACTTGTAGTCCTCAACAGCCAGGGGAGCAG gGTTCTGAGCAAGGTTCAACCAGTCAAGAACAGGCCTTATCTGCTCAGCAAGCTGCTGTTATTAACCTTACTGGAGTAGGAAGTTTTATGCAGTCACAGGCAGCTG TGTTGTCTCAGCTTGGCTCTGCCGAGAACAGACCTGAGCAAAGCCTTCCTCAGCAGAGATTCCAGCTCTCCTCTGCCtttcaacagcagcagcaacagatACAA CAGTTGCGATTCTTGCAGCATCAAATGGctatggcagcagcagcagcacaaaCAGCTCAGCTACATCATCATCGGCATACAGGCAGCCAgtcaaaaagtaaaatgaagagaGGCACGCCAACCACTCCAAAATTTTGA
- the SUPT20H gene encoding transcription factor SPT20 homolog isoform X20, whose product MYVIESARQRPPKRKYLSSGRKSVFQKLYDLYIEECEKEPEVKKLRRNVNLLEKLVMQETLSCLVVNLYPGNEGYSLMLRGKNGSDSETIRLPYEEGELLEYLDAEELPPILVDLLEKSQVNIFHCGCVIAEIRDYRQSSNMKSPGYQSRHILLRPTMQTLICDVHSITSDNHKWTQEDKLLLESQLILATAEPLCLDPSIAVTCTANRLLYNKQKMNTRPMKRCFKRYSRSSLNRQQDLSHCPPPPQLRLLDFLQKRKERKAGQHYDLKISKAGNCVDMWKRSPCNLAIPSEVDVEKYAKVEKSIKSDDSQPTVWPAHDVKDDYVFECEAGTQYQKTKLTILQSLGDPLYYGKIQPCKADEESDSQMSPSHSSTDDHSNWFIIGSKTDAERVVNQYQELVQNEAKCPVKMSHSSSGSASLSQVSPGKETDQTETVSVQSSVLGKGVKHRPPPIKLPSSSGNSSSGNYFTPQQTSSFLKSPTPPPSSKPSSIPRKSSVDLNQVSMLSPAALSPASSSQRTTATQVMANSAGLNFINVVGSVCGAQALMSGSNPMLGCNTGAITPAGINLSGLLPSGGLLPNALPSAMQAASQAGVPFGLKNTSSLRPLNLLQLPGGSLIFNTLQQQQQQLSQFTPQQPQQPTTCSPQQPGEQGSEQGSTSQEQALSAQQAAVINLTGVGSFMQSQAAVLSQLGSAENRPEQSLPQQRFQLSSAFQQQQQQIQQLRFLQHQMAMAAAAAQTAQLHHHRHTGSQSKSKMKRGTPTTPKF is encoded by the exons ATG tatgtCATTGAAAGTGCCCGACAGAGACCTCCTAAAAGGAAATACCTATCAAGTGGAAG aaaatctgTATTTCAAAAACTTTATGACTTGTATATTGAAGAATGTGAAAAAGAACCTGAAGTTAAG aaattaagaagaaatgtgAACTTGTTAGAGAAGCTTGTTATGCAAGAGACTTTGTCATGTTTAGTGGTCAATCTATACCCAGGAAATGAGGGATATTCTCTGATGCTCAGGGGAAAAAACGGATCAG ATTCCGAGACCATTCGACTGCCCTATGAAgaaggagagttgcttgaatatTTGGATGCAGAAGAATTACCTCCTATTTTGGTTGATCTCCTAGAAAAATCTCAG GTTAATATTTTTCATTGCGGATGTGTCATAGCAGAAATACGTGACTACAGGCAGTCCAGTAACATGAAATCTCCTGGTTACCAAAGTCGGCACATTCTCTTACGTCCAACAATGCAG acTTTAATTTGTGATGTACATTCAATAACAAGTGATAACCACAAATGGACCCAg GAAGACAAACTTTTGCTTGAGAGCCAGCTCATCCTAGCTACAGCTGAACCACTCTGTCTTGATCCTTCTATAGCAGTCACCTGCACTGCAAACAGACTGCTCTATAACAAGCAAAAGATGAACACTCGCCCAATGAAACG GTGTTTCAAGAGGTATTCCAGATCCTCTCTGAATCGGCAGCAAGATCTATCTCATTGTCCACCTCCTCCTCAGCTGAGGTTACTTGATTTcttacaaaaaagaaaggaaagaaaagcaggtCAGCATTATGACCTCAAAATTTCTAAGGCAGgaaat tgtgTAGATATGTGGAAACGGAGTCCCTGTAATTTGGCCATACCTTCTGAAGTAGAT GTGGAGAAATATGCTAAAGTGGAAAAGTCTATCAAATCTGATGACTCACAGCCAACAGTCTGGCCAGCCCAT GATGTAAAAGATGATTATGTATTTGAATGTGAAGCTGGTACTCAGTATCAGAAAACAAAGCTGACCATCTTGCAGTCGCTTGGAGATCCACTTTACTATGGTAAAATACAGCCATGTAAAGCAGATGAAGAAAGTGACAGCCAGATGTCTCCATCACA cTCGTCCACAGATGATCATTCAAattg GTTCATTATTGGATCAAAGACCGATGCTGAGAG GGTAGTCAATCAGTACCAGGAATTAGTCCAGAATGAAGCCAAATGTCCGGTCAAGATGTCACACAGCTCCAGTGGCTCAGCCAGTCTGAGTCAGGTCTCTCCAGGGAAAGAAACAGAT CAAACTGAAACCGTGTCAGTTCAGTCTTCGGTATTGGGGAAGGGTGTAAAACATCGACCCCCACCAATCAAACTTCCCTCAAGCTCAGGAAATAGTTCCTCAG GTAACTATTTTACACCACAACAGACAAGCAGCTTTCTCAAATCTccaactcctcctccttcttctaagCCATCAAGTATTCCTCGGAAATCATCTGTGGATCTCAATCAAGTTAGCATGCTTTCTCCAGCTGCCCTATCACCTGCCAGCTCATCACAAA GAACCACGGCCACCCAGGTCATGGCAAACTCTGCTGGACTTAACTTCATCAATGTAGTGGGCTCTGTTTG TGGGGCCCAGGCTTTGATGAGTGGTTCAAACCCCATGCTGGGCTGTAACACTGGTGCCATAACTCCTGCAGGAATAAACCTGAGCGGCCTTCTACCCTCAGGAGGTCTGCTACCAAATGCACTGCCCAGTGCAATGCAGGCAGCTTCTCAAGCAG GTGTTccatttggtttaaaaaatacttcaagtCTCAGGCCCTTAAATCTACTCCAG CTTCCAGGTGGTTCACTTATTTTTAACACtctgcagcagcagcaacagcagctctCCCAGTTTACACCACAACAACCTCAGCAGCCCACAACTTGTAGTCCTCAACAGCCAGGGGAGCAG gGTTCTGAGCAAGGTTCAACCAGTCAAGAACAGGCCTTATCTGCTCAGCAAGCTGCTGTTATTAACCTTACTGGAGTAGGAAGTTTTATGCAGTCACAGGCAGCTG TGTTGTCTCAGCTTGGCTCTGCCGAGAACAGACCTGAGCAAAGCCTTCCTCAGCAGAGATTCCAGCTCTCCTCTGCCtttcaacagcagcagcaacagatACAA CAGTTGCGATTCTTGCAGCATCAAATGGctatggcagcagcagcagcacaaaCAGCTCAGCTACATCATCATCGGCATACAGGCAGCCAgtcaaaaagtaaaatgaagagaGGCACGCCAACCACTCCAAAATTTTGA